The following proteins are co-located in the Flectobacillus major DSM 103 genome:
- a CDS encoding succinate dehydrogenase cytochrome b subunit gives MSWVTKNLSSSLGRKLIMAITGLSLVAFLLVHCGINACIFLNDGGETFNAAAEFMGSNFFIRTAEIGLFVGLIAHIVDGLMLWSANSKKRPVKYAVTSKDNSTWYSRSMGLLGTLLLIFLVLHLKHFWVVSRFTDHITSGEETLFQEMKETFELLPVVLVYVAGCISLAYHLLHGFQSAFQSLGWNHPKYTPFVKSVGVAFAIIVPLVFAAMPVAMYLGIIK, from the coding sequence ATGTCTTGGGTAACAAAAAATTTATCAAGTTCACTGGGCAGAAAGCTCATCATGGCGATAACAGGCCTATCATTGGTAGCCTTCCTTCTCGTCCATTGTGGTATTAATGCTTGCATTTTTTTGAATGACGGTGGCGAAACCTTCAATGCTGCGGCAGAATTTATGGGTAGTAACTTTTTTATCCGTACCGCTGAAATTGGTCTATTTGTGGGTCTGATTGCACACATTGTAGACGGCCTTATGTTGTGGTCGGCAAATAGCAAGAAGCGTCCAGTTAAGTATGCCGTTACTTCAAAGGATAACAGTACTTGGTACTCTCGTTCTATGGGATTATTAGGCACCTTGTTATTAATCTTTTTGGTCTTGCACTTAAAGCATTTCTGGGTTGTAAGTCGTTTTACAGATCACATTACGAGCGGAGAAGAAACATTGTTCCAAGAAATGAAAGAAACGTTTGAATTATTACCAGTAGTATTGGTGTATGTAGCTGGTTGTATTTCATTGGCGTATCACTTGTTGCATGGTTTTCAGAGTGCCTTCCAATCATTGGGCTGGAATCATCCAAAATACACACCGTTTGTGAAGTCGGTTGGTGTTGCATTTGCCATTATAGTACCATTAGTGTTTGCAGCTATGCCAGTTGCTATGTATTTAGGTATTATTAAATAA